A single genomic interval of Terriglobales bacterium harbors:
- the dnaE gene encoding DNA polymerase III subunit alpha produces the protein MFIELHARSAFSFLEGASLPEELAAGCAESGMPAMAVLDRNGVYGSPRFHLAAKKIGVKAHIGAEVNVSPQDELRETRNVKRETSLPLLVESREGYRNLCRLITCMKLRVPKHAMPGACAVSWQELEEHAQGLLCLTGGSDGVLARALEDGGRDQSKRVLERLAAIFGRENVYVELQRHFLREEEARNRAAVELAASLGLPIVASNGVAYAVPQERELLDVFTCIKHHRMLDTAGRLLARNPERHLKTPQQMAQLFADLPQAIANTGALSSRLDFTLADLGYEFPKYPVPDGQTMMSFLRQRTAEGAQERYGRAAPDLRARARRQIERELHLIEKLDLAGYFLIVWDIVRFCRQHNILVQGRGSAANSAVCYSLGITAVDPVGMDLLFERFLSEERGEWPDIDLDLPSGDQRERAIQYVYERYGKLGAAMTANVITYRGRSAAREVGKSLGFDPETLDRLSKLVGGWEYRDPSDTMARQFADAGFDLSHPRIRKFFELCQAVQDLPRHLGQHSGGMVIAQGQLDSVVPLEPASMPNRVVVQWDKEDCADLGLIKVDLLGLEMMAALEDTIQIARQVQGEELDLAHLPPDDPAVYAALQKADTVGMFQIESRAQMSCLPRLRPKRFYDIVVQVAIIRPGPIVGQMVNPYLKRRQGREPVTYPHPSLEPELARTLGVPLFQEQLLRMAMIAAGFTGGEAEELRRAMGFKRSEARMREIEKQLRRGMDKNGIAPATQDEIIQSITSFALYGFP, from the coding sequence ATGTTCATCGAACTTCACGCCCGCTCCGCGTTCAGCTTCCTCGAAGGCGCTTCCCTGCCCGAGGAACTGGCGGCGGGCTGCGCCGAATCGGGTATGCCGGCGATGGCAGTGCTCGACCGCAACGGCGTGTACGGCTCGCCCAGGTTCCACCTGGCGGCGAAAAAAATCGGTGTCAAGGCCCACATTGGAGCGGAAGTAAACGTTTCGCCCCAGGATGAGTTGCGTGAAACGCGAAACGTGAAACGTGAAACCTCTTTGCCCCTGCTGGTCGAGAGCCGCGAGGGCTACCGGAACCTCTGCCGGCTGATCACGTGCATGAAACTGCGCGTCCCCAAGCACGCCATGCCGGGCGCATGCGCGGTGTCGTGGCAAGAGCTGGAGGAACATGCGCAAGGGCTGCTCTGCCTGACCGGTGGCAGCGACGGCGTGCTGGCGCGCGCGCTCGAAGATGGCGGGCGCGACCAGAGCAAACGAGTCCTGGAGCGGCTGGCCGCGATCTTCGGCCGCGAAAACGTCTATGTCGAGCTGCAACGCCATTTCCTGCGCGAAGAAGAAGCGCGGAACCGCGCGGCGGTGGAGCTCGCCGCTTCGCTCGGGTTGCCCATCGTCGCCAGCAACGGCGTCGCCTATGCCGTGCCGCAAGAACGCGAACTGCTCGACGTCTTCACCTGCATCAAGCACCACCGCATGCTCGACACCGCGGGGCGTCTGCTGGCGCGCAACCCGGAGCGACACCTGAAGACGCCGCAACAGATGGCGCAACTGTTCGCCGACCTGCCGCAAGCCATCGCCAACACCGGCGCGCTGTCGTCGCGGCTCGACTTCACCCTGGCCGACCTCGGCTACGAGTTCCCCAAGTATCCCGTGCCCGACGGCCAGACCATGATGTCGTTCCTGCGCCAGCGCACGGCGGAGGGCGCGCAGGAGCGCTATGGCCGCGCCGCGCCCGACCTCCGCGCCCGCGCCCGCCGCCAGATCGAGCGCGAGCTGCACTTGATCGAGAAGCTCGACCTCGCCGGGTATTTCCTCATCGTATGGGACATCGTGCGCTTCTGCCGCCAGCACAACATCCTGGTGCAGGGACGCGGCTCGGCGGCCAACTCCGCGGTCTGCTACTCGCTGGGCATCACCGCCGTGGACCCGGTCGGCATGGACCTGCTGTTTGAGCGCTTCCTCTCGGAGGAGCGCGGCGAGTGGCCCGACATCGATCTTGACCTGCCCTCCGGCGACCAGCGCGAGCGCGCCATCCAGTATGTCTATGAGCGCTACGGCAAGCTGGGCGCCGCCATGACCGCGAATGTCATCACCTACCGCGGGCGCTCGGCGGCACGCGAGGTCGGCAAATCGCTGGGCTTCGATCCCGAGACCCTCGACCGTCTCTCCAAGCTGGTGGGCGGCTGGGAGTATCGCGACCCATCGGACACCATGGCGCGCCAGTTCGCCGACGCCGGCTTCGATCTTTCGCACCCGCGCATCCGCAAATTCTTCGAGCTGTGCCAGGCGGTGCAGGACCTGCCGCGGCATCTGGGACAGCATTCGGGCGGGATGGTGATCGCGCAGGGACAACTCGATTCCGTGGTGCCGCTGGAACCGGCGTCCATGCCCAACCGCGTGGTGGTGCAGTGGGACAAGGAAGATTGCGCCGACCTGGGGCTCATCAAGGTGGACCTGCTGGGGCTGGAGATGATGGCGGCGCTGGAAGACACCATCCAGATCGCGCGCCAGGTGCAGGGCGAGGAGCTCGACCTGGCGCACCTGCCGCCGGATGATCCCGCGGTCTATGCCGCGCTGCAGAAGGCGGACACCGTCGGCATGTTCCAGATCGAGAGCCGGGCGCAGATGTCGTGCCTGCCGCGCCTGCGCCCGAAGCGCTTCTACGACATCGTGGTGCAGGTGGCGATCATCCGCCCGGGCCCGATCGTGGGGCAGATGGTGAACCCGTACCTGAAGCGGCGGCAGGGACGCGAACCGGTCACCTACCCGCATCCATCGCTCGAGCCGGAGCTGGCGCGGACGCTGGGCGTGCCGCTCTTCCAGGAGCAGTTGCTGCGCATGGCGATGATCGCGGCGGGCTTCACGGGGGGCGAGGCGGAAGAACTGCGGCGCGCCATGGGATTCAAGCGCTCGGAAGCGCGCATGAGGGAGATCGAGAAACAGTTGCGCCGCGGGATGGATAAAAACGGCATCGCGCCGGCGACGCAGGACGAGATCATCCAGTCCATCACGTCGTTTGCCCTGTACGGATTTCCGGA
- a CDS encoding DNA polymerase Y family protein, with translation MFAALYIPDLPVEAIVRAAPELRRCAVAVVESAPPMEMVCALNQTARARGIEAGMTRLQAQARDQKLEVRKRSRAQEEAAHAALLDCAQAFSPRVEDTAADTVIADLTGLEQLFGAAAKIARDLAKRASDMGLEAHVAVASNPDAALHATRGFSGVTVIPPGKESELLGTLSIEALSPPPQLLDTLERWGVRTLRALAVLPEVAVTARLGQEGLRLQRLARGATMRDLVPCEPPLRFEESIELEHPVELLEPLAFVLGRLLEQLCARLGARALATNELRLALSLQPSAISEADVSRFMFHVSREEEERETRNEKRATIFARTLRLPVPMLDGKLFLKLLQLDLKSHPPAAPVLKVTLAVEPVRPRFAQGGLFLPLAPEPERLELTLARIAGVVGEGNVGSAEPLDTHRPDAFRMLRFMVTPAGLKPRHQEADTQRLKPLGVRGVLALRIFRPPLPVRVDLRSGKPSHVRSVRINGEVVSAAGPWKTSGEWWKQQSNRRNTEDIEKRDSWIREEWDIAVASVTAKTDAVGLYRIFVDDRGKWFVHGEYD, from the coding sequence ATGTTCGCCGCTCTTTACATCCCGGATCTCCCCGTGGAAGCGATCGTGCGCGCGGCGCCCGAGCTGCGTCGCTGCGCGGTCGCCGTGGTCGAAAGCGCGCCCCCGATGGAGATGGTCTGCGCGCTGAACCAGACGGCGCGCGCGCGCGGCATCGAGGCCGGGATGACCCGGCTGCAGGCCCAGGCGCGCGACCAGAAGCTCGAGGTCCGCAAGCGCTCCCGGGCGCAGGAGGAAGCGGCGCACGCCGCCCTGCTCGACTGCGCGCAGGCGTTCTCGCCCCGGGTGGAAGACACCGCGGCGGATACGGTCATCGCCGACCTTACCGGGCTCGAGCAGCTCTTCGGCGCCGCGGCGAAGATCGCACGCGACCTGGCGAAACGCGCTTCCGACATGGGACTGGAGGCGCATGTGGCCGTGGCCTCGAACCCCGATGCCGCCCTGCATGCGACGCGTGGCTTCTCCGGCGTGACCGTGATCCCGCCGGGCAAAGAATCCGAGCTCCTGGGGACGCTCTCTATCGAAGCGCTCTCGCCTCCCCCGCAGCTGCTCGACACGCTGGAACGCTGGGGAGTGCGCACCCTGCGCGCGCTGGCGGTCCTGCCCGAGGTCGCGGTCACCGCACGCCTGGGACAGGAAGGGCTCCGCCTGCAACGGCTGGCCCGGGGTGCGACCATGCGCGACCTCGTCCCGTGCGAGCCTCCCCTGCGCTTCGAGGAGAGCATCGAGCTGGAACATCCGGTGGAGCTGCTGGAGCCGCTGGCGTTCGTGCTCGGCCGCCTGCTGGAGCAGTTGTGCGCGCGGCTGGGCGCCCGGGCGCTGGCCACCAACGAACTGCGGCTGGCGCTCAGCCTTCAGCCCTCAGCCATCAGCGAAGCAGACGTTTCACGTTTCATGTTTCACGTTTCGCGCGAGGAAGAAGAACGTGAAACACGAAACGAGAAACGCGCAACGATTTTCGCGCGCACGCTTCGCCTGCCCGTTCCCATGCTCGACGGCAAGCTGTTCCTCAAGCTGCTGCAGCTCGATTTGAAGTCGCATCCCCCGGCGGCGCCGGTGCTGAAGGTGACGCTGGCGGTGGAGCCGGTACGTCCCCGCTTCGCGCAGGGCGGATTGTTCCTCCCTCTTGCGCCGGAGCCGGAGCGGCTGGAGCTGACCCTGGCCCGCATCGCCGGAGTCGTCGGCGAAGGGAACGTCGGGTCGGCGGAACCGCTGGACACGCACCGTCCGGACGCGTTCCGCATGCTGCGCTTCATGGTCACGCCTGCGGGGCTGAAGCCGCGCCACCAAGAAGCCGACACCCAGCGGCTGAAGCCGCTGGGTGTCCGCGGGGTGCTGGCGCTGCGCATCTTCCGCCCGCCATTGCCCGTTCGCGTCGACCTACGCTCGGGGAAGCCGTCGCACGTCCGCTCGGTGAGGATCAACGGCGAAGTCGTGTCCGCGGCAGGACCATGGAAAACCTCCGGCGAATGGTGGAAACAACAATCGAACCGCAGAAACACAGAGGACATAGAAAAAAGGGATTCGTGGATCCGGGAAGAGTGGGATATCGCGGTTGCATCGGTGACCGCCAAGACCGATGCGGTGGGACTGTACCGGATCTTTGTCGATGACCGAGGGAAATGGTTCGTACATGGCGAATACGACTGA
- a CDS encoding SRPBCC family protein has translation MDKRKNSDTNRTKNSTSVERKSDRELVVTRTFNGPAHVVFSAWTKPELFQRWWAPKSFGVSLLSCELDARTGGKYRLVFRHPSTGEPMPFFGRYVEVIPPKRIVWTNDEGEEPGAVTTVTFDENAGETVVVLHDLYPSKEALDEGIASGSTSGYPLQFEQLDQLLVDLGASVGGRPA, from the coding sequence ATGGACAAAAGAAAAAATAGCGACACCAACCGGACGAAGAACAGCACGAGCGTGGAACGCAAGTCCGATCGTGAACTCGTCGTCACTCGAACCTTCAACGGCCCGGCGCATGTCGTTTTCAGTGCCTGGACCAAACCCGAACTGTTCCAGCGGTGGTGGGCACCGAAGTCGTTCGGAGTCTCCTTACTTTCCTGCGAGCTTGATGCCCGTACAGGGGGCAAGTACCGTCTGGTTTTCCGCCATCCCTCGACCGGGGAGCCAATGCCTTTCTTTGGTCGCTACGTCGAAGTGATCCCGCCCAAGCGCATCGTCTGGACGAACGACGAAGGGGAGGAACCCGGGGCCGTCACGACAGTGACCTTCGACGAAAACGCCGGTGAGACCGTCGTGGTCCTGCACGACCTCTATCCTTCGAAAGAAGCGCTCGACGAAGGGATCGCCTCCGGAAGCACCAGCGGGTACCCCCTGCAATTTGAGCAGTTGGATCAGCTTCTCGTCGATTTGGGAGCGAGTGTGGGCGGGAGGCCGGCGTAA
- a CDS encoding metalloregulator ArsR/SmtB family transcription factor, whose protein sequence is MDKLDAPCDILNHMVQYTEPILDGTFAAISDPTRRGVLEQLVREDASITALAERFHMTLTGMKKHVGVLEQAGLVTTEKVGRVRTCRLGLHTLDKEAEWIERYRQLWAERFDDLDRIVEELKQKEKTHGQKKK, encoded by the coding sequence TTGGACAAACTGGACGCTCCCTGCGATATACTGAACCACATGGTTCAGTATACGGAACCCATTCTCGATGGGACCTTCGCCGCGATCTCGGATCCCACCCGGCGCGGCGTTCTGGAACAGCTCGTACGCGAGGACGCTTCGATCACCGCCCTTGCCGAAAGATTTCACATGACCCTGACAGGGATGAAGAAGCACGTCGGCGTCCTGGAGCAAGCGGGGCTCGTCACGACAGAAAAGGTCGGGCGAGTGCGGACCTGCAGGCTCGGCCTGCACACGCTGGACAAAGAGGCGGAATGGATTGAGAGATACCGGCAGCTCTGGGCCGAACGCTTTGATGACCTAGACAGGATCGTCGAGGAATTGAAACAGAAGGAGAAAACCCATGGACAAAAGAAAAAATAG
- a CDS encoding putative sulfate/molybdate transporter, which produces MPPGDADKTRAAWPLSRLDIAGAFGDIGVLFPIAIALITLNHLNATAVFLAAGLAYVVAGWYFRIPMSVQPFKAVAAISLALGLTPQEIATAGLLIGVLLAIIAVTGLAGLLARLFTLPVVRGIQLGLGLLLAREGIRLIFGTQASLSWGSLQLFGWEIAAAAAVILLLFIRSERFPAGLVLLGFGIVLGLAASGGGLRHLEWRPLPLSLIHVQGADMWRVLPLLVIPQFALTFGNSIVASENTAHILYGRQADRVTIRSLAGSIAVVNVASAAILGSPLCHGSGGITAHFKFGARTQKSNYVIGAICLLLAAIGTAAVAVLRLIPFAVLGVLLIYVGIQHALYLRDIARRLPWLLIALAVGIVAVLTTNLTWGFLVGLVLQTLVSLRNRAAPVPGT; this is translated from the coding sequence GTGCCTCCAGGTGATGCAGACAAAACAAGAGCCGCATGGCCTCTGTCCCGGCTGGACATCGCCGGTGCATTTGGGGACATCGGCGTCCTGTTCCCCATCGCCATCGCGCTCATCACCCTGAACCACCTGAACGCCACGGCCGTGTTCCTCGCTGCCGGCCTGGCCTATGTGGTGGCGGGTTGGTACTTTCGCATCCCAATGTCTGTCCAGCCATTCAAGGCGGTGGCTGCCATCTCGCTGGCGCTCGGCCTGACCCCACAGGAGATCGCGACCGCAGGCCTGTTGATCGGGGTTCTTCTCGCGATCATCGCAGTCACCGGCCTCGCCGGCTTGCTGGCGCGCCTGTTCACATTGCCGGTGGTGCGGGGGATCCAACTCGGACTGGGCTTATTGCTGGCGCGCGAAGGGATCAGGCTCATCTTCGGTACCCAGGCGAGCCTGTCGTGGGGCAGCTTGCAGTTGTTCGGGTGGGAGATCGCGGCCGCCGCCGCCGTCATCCTGCTGCTGTTCATCCGCTCGGAGCGCTTTCCGGCCGGCCTGGTCCTTCTGGGATTCGGGATTGTGCTGGGGCTGGCGGCATCGGGCGGCGGTTTGCGTCACCTGGAGTGGCGCCCGCTCCCGCTGTCCCTGATCCACGTGCAGGGCGCGGACATGTGGCGGGTCCTGCCCCTGCTGGTCATCCCTCAATTCGCCCTCACCTTTGGCAATTCGATCGTCGCCAGCGAAAACACCGCGCACATCCTTTACGGCCGACAGGCGGACCGGGTGACCATCCGGAGCCTGGCCGGCAGCATCGCGGTGGTGAATGTAGCGAGCGCGGCGATCCTGGGATCGCCGCTGTGCCACGGTTCGGGCGGCATCACGGCCCACTTCAAGTTCGGCGCTCGCACGCAAAAGTCGAACTACGTCATTGGCGCGATCTGCCTGTTGCTGGCCGCCATCGGGACCGCCGCCGTAGCGGTATTGCGTCTGATCCCCTTTGCGGTGCTGGGCGTTCTGCTGATCTACGTCGGCATCCAGCACGCGCTCTATCTCCGCGACATCGCCAGGCGCCTACCCTGGCTGCTGATCGCACTCGCCGTGGGCATCGTCGCGGTGCTTACGACCAACCTCACGTGGGGTTTCCTGGTCGGGCTGGTCCTGCAGACCCTGGTGAGCTTGCGGAACCGCGCTGCTCCCGTGCCCGGGACGTGA
- a CDS encoding PilZ domain-containing protein yields the protein MLHMSPSSGQAAPGGRELRRNPRYHVDVRLKLVVTKDGKSIMIHGRGNDISETGMALFVAHVLEVGQRLEVEFTLPYSRQPLRVGITVRNKNGYRYGVEFMSLSVPQREEILRLCKALTLLQ from the coding sequence ATGCTTCACATGAGTCCATCATCGGGACAAGCGGCGCCCGGCGGGCGCGAACTGCGCCGGAATCCCCGTTACCACGTGGATGTGCGGCTCAAGCTGGTCGTGACCAAGGACGGCAAGAGCATCATGATCCACGGCCGGGGCAATGACATCAGCGAGACCGGCATGGCGTTGTTCGTGGCCCACGTATTGGAGGTCGGCCAGCGGCTCGAGGTCGAGTTCACTCTTCCCTATTCCCGGCAGCCGTTGCGCGTCGGCATCACTGTCCGCAACAAGAACGGCTATCGCTACGGGGTGGAGTTCATGAGCCTGAGCGTGCCGCAGCGGGAGGAGATCCTCCGCCTCTGCAAGGCCCTCACCCTGCTGCAGTAG
- a CDS encoding class I SAM-dependent methyltransferase codes for MARLPQRGLKDRIRGLAWRHPLLWLAYNLRHVVRSSQMLFLDYRVEPRSRYGFGRAPHAGLLALLETGRDSYRELLRGFLSFDAKLAGIPKDQADARSPFWMNGWIPPLDAVALYGLLAQRKPRLYLEIGSGNSTKFARRAIEDHSLPTQIVSVDPHPRAEIDRLCDRLVRRPLQEADLALFDGLQAGDVLFLDCSHVLLTNSDVAVAFLDIVPRLPAGVLVQVHDVFLPYDYPPRWAHHYWSEQYLLAFALLEGASRLKVLLPNAFVSADPELSRVLEPLWQRVGLAGLDAGVSMWLITQ; via the coding sequence TTGGCCCGTCTGCCGCAACGCGGGCTGAAGGACCGCATCCGTGGGCTCGCCTGGCGCCATCCCCTGCTGTGGCTGGCTTATAACCTGCGACATGTCGTGAGGTCGAGCCAGATGCTCTTCCTCGACTACCGGGTCGAGCCGCGGAGCCGTTATGGCTTCGGGCGCGCGCCGCATGCGGGGTTGCTCGCCCTGTTGGAAACAGGGCGGGATTCCTATCGCGAGCTGCTGCGCGGCTTCCTCTCCTTCGACGCCAAGCTGGCAGGGATCCCGAAAGACCAGGCCGACGCGCGTTCGCCCTTCTGGATGAATGGCTGGATCCCACCGCTCGATGCGGTCGCGCTCTACGGATTGCTGGCGCAGCGGAAGCCACGGCTGTACCTGGAAATCGGGTCCGGAAATTCCACCAAGTTCGCGCGGCGAGCGATTGAAGACCACTCCTTGCCGACGCAGATCGTTTCCGTGGATCCGCATCCACGGGCCGAGATCGACCGGCTCTGCGACCGGCTGGTGCGCCGGCCGCTGCAGGAGGCCGACCTGGCGCTGTTCGACGGGCTTCAGGCCGGTGATGTGCTGTTCCTGGATTGCTCCCACGTCCTGTTGACCAACTCTGACGTAGCGGTGGCCTTCCTCGACATCGTGCCGCGCTTGCCGGCCGGCGTGCTGGTGCAGGTGCATGACGTGTTCTTGCCGTACGACTATCCGCCTCGCTGGGCGCATCATTATTGGAGTGAGCAATACCTGCTGGCCTTCGCGCTGTTGGAGGGCGCCAGCCGGCTGAAGGTGCTGCTGCCCAACGCCTTTGTTTCCGCCGACCCCGAGCTGTCGCGGGTGCTCGAACCCTTGTGGCAACGGGTGGGCCTGGCGGGGCTTGATGCCGGCGTCTCTATGTGGCTGATAACACAGTAG
- a CDS encoding tryptophanase, translating to MPIRTVIEPFRIKSVEPIRWTTRKEREEFLRKAHYNLFLLPADDVLIDLLTDSGTGAMSTHQWAAVMRGDESYAGSRSFTAFRSSIQSIFGYRHVIPTHQGRAAERILFSVTCRKGDVVPNNTHFDTTRANVEFVGAEAVDLPIPEGRQPAALHPFKGNMDTAALEALIQRVGRERVPLVMLTVTNNSGGGQPVSMENARAISAICRRHSIPLYFDACRFAENAYFIKLREPGYQDKTPKQIAQEMFALGDGCTMSAKKDGLANIGGFLCTNDDKLAQQEKDLLILTEGYPTYGGLAGRDLEAIAVGLQEALHEDYLRYRITSTAYLGNHIAEQGVPIVQPPGGHAVYIDARAFLPQVPPEQFPAVALAAELYLEGGIRSVEIGTLMFGGAAKMDLVRLAIPRRVYTQSHIDYVVEVILEVWRRRQQIQGLKLTFEAPFLRHFTAHLEPVAPVAASVR from the coding sequence ATGCCCATTCGAACCGTCATCGAACCCTTCCGCATCAAGAGCGTAGAGCCCATCCGCTGGACCACTCGCAAGGAGCGCGAAGAGTTCCTCCGCAAAGCGCACTACAACCTGTTCCTGCTGCCGGCCGATGACGTACTGATCGACCTGCTCACCGATTCCGGCACCGGCGCCATGTCCACCCACCAGTGGGCCGCGGTCATGCGCGGCGACGAGAGCTACGCCGGCAGCCGGAGCTTCACCGCGTTCCGTTCCTCGATCCAGAGCATCTTCGGATACCGCCACGTGATCCCGACCCATCAGGGCCGGGCGGCGGAGCGGATCCTGTTCAGCGTCACCTGCCGCAAGGGCGACGTGGTGCCCAACAACACCCACTTCGACACCACCCGCGCCAACGTTGAGTTCGTGGGCGCCGAGGCCGTGGATCTGCCCATCCCCGAAGGCCGACAGCCCGCCGCCCTCCATCCCTTCAAGGGCAACATGGACACCGCCGCCCTCGAGGCCCTCATCCAGCGGGTCGGCCGCGAGCGCGTTCCCCTGGTGATGCTGACCGTCACCAACAACTCGGGTGGCGGCCAGCCGGTCTCCATGGAGAACGCCCGCGCCATCAGCGCCATCTGCCGCCGGCACAGCATCCCGCTCTACTTCGACGCCTGCCGCTTCGCCGAGAACGCCTACTTCATCAAGCTGCGCGAGCCGGGCTATCAGGACAAAACGCCCAAGCAGATCGCGCAGGAGATGTTCGCTCTCGGAGACGGCTGCACCATGTCGGCCAAGAAGGACGGCTTGGCCAACATCGGCGGCTTCCTCTGCACCAACGACGACAAGCTGGCCCAGCAGGAGAAAGACCTGTTGATCCTGACCGAGGGCTATCCCACTTATGGCGGCCTGGCCGGGCGCGACCTGGAGGCGATTGCGGTCGGCTTGCAGGAGGCGCTGCACGAGGATTACCTGCGCTACCGCATCACCTCGACTGCGTATCTGGGGAACCACATCGCCGAGCAAGGGGTGCCCATCGTGCAGCCGCCGGGCGGGCACGCCGTGTACATCGACGCCCGCGCCTTCCTGCCGCAGGTCCCGCCGGAGCAGTTCCCGGCAGTCGCGCTGGCCGCCGAACTCTACCTCGAAGGCGGCATCCGCTCGGTCGAGATCGGCACACTGATGTTCGGCGGCGCCGCCAAGATGGACCTGGTGCGGCTCGCTATACCCCGCCGCGTCTATACCCAAAGCCACATCGACTATGTGGTGGAGGTCATCCTCGAGGTCTGGCGGCGGCGCCAGCAGATCCAGGGGCTGAAGCTGACCTTCGAGGCGCCATTCCTGCGCCATTTCACGGCGCACCTGGAGCCGGTGGCTCCGGTTGCGGCGAGCGTGCGATGA
- a CDS encoding antibiotic biosynthesis monooxygenase family protein → MSYIVIWEFQVRPGAEVEFERVYGRDGDWARLFRQAEGFIRTELLRDHEVRGRYLVLDHWGSAAQYDAFRAAHAAEYAALDQRCEALTLREARIGSFSELP, encoded by the coding sequence ATGAGCTACATCGTCATCTGGGAGTTTCAGGTGCGCCCCGGCGCGGAAGTCGAGTTCGAGCGGGTGTACGGCCGCGACGGCGATTGGGCGCGGCTGTTTCGCCAGGCCGAGGGCTTCATCCGCACCGAACTCTTGCGCGATCACGAGGTGCGGGGGCGCTACCTGGTCCTGGATCACTGGGGTTCAGCGGCGCAATACGACGCCTTTCGTGCCGCCCATGCCGCCGAGTATGCCGCGCTCGACCAACGCTGCGAGGCCCTTACCCTGCGGGAGGCGCGCATCGGCAGCTTCTCCGAGCTGCCGTAG